The following are encoded in a window of Persicobacter psychrovividus genomic DNA:
- a CDS encoding META domain-containing protein: MLKNGLLILAISLFSFSCKSSKEALEENIINLKVAPFQVACMGVSERECMVVQKDTADFSLFYSGIEGFDFQEGKAYQLTVAVEQVPNPPADGSSLRYILRSSKEIAVAKTLEGSAWQVTKIAGEQMPSAAALTLEFKEGKVSGFSGCNRFFGQAEIMDGLQLKMGPLAGTRKFCEGQMKQEQMMMDALNKADHFWATGDSLMLFEGNQLLLEAVK, translated from the coding sequence ATGCTTAAAAATGGTCTTTTAATATTAGCGATTTCCCTGTTCAGTTTTTCCTGTAAAAGCAGTAAAGAGGCGCTGGAGGAAAACATCATCAATTTGAAAGTGGCCCCCTTTCAGGTTGCGTGTATGGGAGTCAGTGAACGGGAGTGTATGGTTGTGCAGAAAGACACTGCGGACTTCAGCCTGTTTTACAGTGGAATCGAGGGGTTTGATTTTCAGGAAGGCAAGGCCTATCAGTTAACCGTGGCGGTGGAACAGGTGCCAAATCCGCCAGCTGATGGTAGCAGCCTTCGGTATATTCTTAGAAGCAGTAAGGAGATTGCTGTGGCTAAAACGCTCGAAGGAAGTGCCTGGCAAGTGACCAAAATAGCTGGGGAACAGATGCCTTCTGCAGCCGCCCTGACCCTTGAGTTCAAGGAAGGGAAAGTCAGTGGGTTTTCTGGCTGTAACCGCTTTTTTGGGCAGGCGGAAATCATGGATGGCCTTCAGCTTAAAATGGGACCACTTGCTGGAACCCGCAAATTTTGTGAGGGACAGATGAAGCAGGAGCAAATGATGATGGATGCGCTGAATAAGGCAGATCATTTTTGGGCAACAGGCGATTCGCTGATGCTTTTTGAAGGTAATCAACTTTTATTGGAGGCCGTGAAATAG
- a CDS encoding GH92 family glycosyl hydrolase gives MNRSQLRYFLSSISLAALLFSSGCQQLPSHQKATTAPLVSQVNPMIGTGGHGHTFPGATTPHGMVQLSPDTGIEGWDWCSGYHYSDSSIMGFSHTHLSGTGGGDYGDIMLMPFTGKNLWEAGTKAQPDAGYRSRFSHEDEHAEAGYYEVKLKDHHIDVALTATARTGFHQYTFPAGAERKVILDLVHGVGDNPRALTLKINSDHQVVGLRRSQGWAQDQYVYFVLEFNQPFTHFLTNDGKNIGEQKQIEGKYAKAIFEFSPSDKPLLAKVALSQVSIEGAMKNLSAENNGWDFNAVKNQSQQQWQDALARTTVKGGSEDQKNIFYTAAYHTMMHPNIAMDVDGQYRGMDKKIYTAKDYTHYTLFSLWDTFRAAHPWYALTEPSRNTDFVKSMISKYDHSGALPIWELASNETGTMIGYHAVPVIADEILKGNTAIDAEKAFEAMKAAAMKTDRGLKYVQSLGYIPYDKEPNSVSKTVEYAYDDWCIAQVAKKLGKMDDYQTFTKRALNYQNLFDASTGFIRGRNEAGVWVKDFNPMAISLLGSGEYTEGNAWHYTFFAPQDINGLIKLYGGAQKFEDKLDRMWTQEAVNDNEHAHDVTGLIGQYAHGNEPSHHVAYLYNFVDASSKTQFWVRKIMAEQYSNQADGLSGNEDCGQMSAWYNLSAMGLYPVNPASGRFIIGSPVFEEANIKLENGKSFTVVAKHNSAKNVYIQSAKLNGKPYRRSYIDYATITAGGTLTFEMGDQAADWFNEAPKSDIVHDYEGTLTRSNTLFMPHTRSDQRIFASELKVELNSFVDGATIYYTLDGSEPTIHSKKYQLPIHLTATTVLKAKCVKDQWADSPVMTAHFSKAFYHEKDRQFPRLTLKNPPTSKTYNPGHWALLDGTYASDNLRDGKWSGFSGHQLEATIDLGAVQNVGKVNTNFLLNTSSWVFLPKSYKVLYADDGKNWKLAGTQSLPVPSAHQPIGKHLFSINVEQQTRYIRVIAETAGKLPEWHPGFGNESWLFADEIVIESQGLMK, from the coding sequence ATGAATAGATCTCAACTACGGTATTTTTTATCGTCCATCTCCTTGGCTGCGCTGCTATTTTCAAGCGGCTGTCAGCAACTGCCGAGTCATCAGAAAGCAACAACTGCCCCATTGGTAAGCCAGGTAAATCCTATGATTGGTACCGGCGGACACGGTCATACTTTCCCTGGCGCAACAACACCCCACGGTATGGTTCAGCTAAGCCCTGACACAGGCATAGAGGGCTGGGACTGGTGCTCAGGATATCACTATTCCGACAGCAGTATTATGGGTTTTTCACATACCCATCTGAGTGGTACAGGCGGTGGCGATTATGGCGATATTATGCTGATGCCCTTCACTGGAAAAAACCTTTGGGAAGCAGGAACCAAAGCACAACCTGACGCAGGTTACCGTTCACGTTTCAGTCATGAGGACGAACACGCAGAAGCTGGCTATTATGAGGTCAAGCTTAAAGACCATCACATTGATGTTGCCCTGACGGCAACAGCCCGCACGGGTTTTCACCAATACACCTTCCCTGCGGGGGCGGAAAGAAAAGTGATCCTTGATTTGGTACATGGAGTGGGCGACAACCCAAGAGCGTTAACGCTCAAGATCAATTCAGATCATCAGGTGGTAGGCTTGCGCCGTTCGCAAGGTTGGGCACAGGATCAGTATGTGTATTTTGTGCTGGAATTCAATCAGCCCTTCACCCACTTCCTGACCAACGATGGAAAAAACATTGGAGAACAAAAGCAAATTGAAGGGAAATACGCCAAAGCCATTTTTGAGTTCAGCCCTTCAGACAAACCCCTATTGGCCAAAGTAGCGCTCTCTCAGGTAAGTATTGAAGGAGCCATGAAAAACCTTTCCGCAGAAAACAACGGATGGGATTTCAATGCGGTGAAAAATCAAAGTCAGCAGCAGTGGCAGGATGCCCTTGCACGCACAACGGTAAAAGGTGGCAGTGAAGACCAAAAAAACATCTTTTATACCGCCGCTTACCACACCATGATGCACCCCAATATTGCCATGGATGTGGACGGCCAATATCGAGGCATGGACAAGAAGATCTATACCGCCAAAGATTATACCCACTACACTTTATTCTCCCTGTGGGATACCTTCCGCGCCGCGCACCCCTGGTACGCCCTTACGGAACCTTCCCGCAATACGGATTTTGTAAAATCAATGATCAGTAAATATGACCACAGCGGTGCCTTACCGATCTGGGAACTTGCCAGCAACGAAACGGGCACCATGATCGGCTACCATGCCGTACCTGTTATTGCTGATGAAATTCTGAAAGGCAATACTGCCATTGATGCTGAAAAGGCTTTTGAGGCCATGAAAGCTGCTGCCATGAAAACCGACCGCGGACTGAAATATGTACAATCGTTGGGCTATATTCCTTATGATAAAGAACCCAACTCGGTGTCGAAAACCGTGGAGTACGCCTACGATGACTGGTGTATCGCACAGGTGGCCAAAAAACTCGGAAAAATGGACGATTACCAGACCTTCACAAAACGCGCGCTGAACTATCAAAATCTTTTTGATGCCTCCACAGGTTTTATCCGTGGGCGTAACGAAGCAGGCGTTTGGGTAAAAGACTTTAACCCTATGGCCATCAGCTTACTTGGCTCTGGCGAATATACCGAAGGTAATGCATGGCATTATACCTTTTTTGCTCCACAAGACATCAATGGCCTGATCAAACTTTATGGCGGTGCCCAGAAGTTTGAAGATAAACTGGACCGGATGTGGACGCAGGAAGCGGTAAATGACAATGAACATGCCCATGACGTTACTGGCCTGATCGGGCAATATGCCCATGGCAATGAGCCCAGCCACCACGTAGCTTATCTGTACAATTTTGTCGATGCCTCATCAAAAACACAATTCTGGGTGCGTAAAATCATGGCCGAGCAATACAGCAATCAGGCAGATGGCCTTTCTGGCAACGAAGATTGCGGACAGATGTCGGCCTGGTACAATTTATCAGCCATGGGGCTTTACCCTGTAAACCCAGCCAGCGGGCGATTCATTATCGGTTCGCCAGTTTTTGAAGAAGCCAACATCAAGCTGGAAAATGGCAAGTCCTTTACCGTAGTAGCCAAGCATAACAGTGCAAAAAATGTTTACATTCAATCGGCAAAACTGAACGGCAAACCTTACCGTAGGTCGTACATCGATTACGCTACCATTACCGCAGGCGGTACACTGACTTTCGAAATGGGCGATCAGGCTGCTGACTGGTTCAATGAGGCGCCAAAAAGCGATATCGTTCATGACTATGAAGGTACTTTAACGCGCAGCAACACTTTATTTATGCCACATACCCGCTCAGATCAGCGGATTTTCGCATCGGAACTGAAAGTAGAACTGAACAGTTTTGTTGATGGGGCCACGATTTATTATACCCTTGATGGCAGTGAACCGACCATTCATTCCAAAAAGTACCAATTGCCCATTCACCTGACCGCAACAACGGTTCTGAAGGCTAAATGTGTCAAAGACCAATGGGCGGACAGCCCAGTGATGACGGCTCATTTTTCTAAAGCATTTTACCATGAAAAAGACCGACAGTTCCCGAGATTGACACTGAAAAACCCACCGACCAGCAAAACTTACAACCCTGGCCATTGGGCACTTCTGGATGGCACCTATGCCTCCGATAATTTGCGAGATGGCAAATGGAGTGGTTTTAGTGGGCATCAGCTTGAGGCTACCATTGATTTGGGGGCCGTTCAAAATGTTGGAAAAGTGAACACTAACTTTTTACTGAACACCTCCTCATGGGTGTTCCTCCCAAAAAGCTATAAGGTGCTTTATGCTGACGATGGCAAAAACTGGAAACTTGCAGGCACACAAAGCCTGCCTGTACCTTCAGCACATCAGCCGATCGGCAAACATCTTTTCAGCATAAATGTAGAACAACAGACCCGATACATCCGCGTGATTGCAGAAACCGCGGGCAAACTGCCAGAGTGGCACCCAGGTTTTGGGAATGAAAGCTGGTTGTTCGCTGATGAAATTGTGATCGAGTCTCAGGGACTGATGAAATAA
- a CDS encoding YtfJ family protein — translation MNFNLKSGKMLIILMLMVVARNVYAAHPNEPIKSTLQTGDVVANVEIRDSKDAPVMLPGFGEQYLLLFYSDPEVPKRNSYFIEQMKTERFNDRENFLSYGIVNLKDARFYPNNLVRMGIRREERKYEDQQVKIYTDPSHIVKSAWNLGEVDNEFAVIFLDKSGEVLFYQAEELSNREADNLIRLIYKTLGEDMLE, via the coding sequence ATGAACTTTAATTTGAAAAGCGGTAAAATGCTTATTATTCTGATGTTGATGGTGGTGGCACGAAATGTTTATGCGGCCCACCCTAATGAACCGATAAAGTCCACATTGCAAACAGGCGATGTGGTTGCAAATGTAGAAATTCGTGATTCCAAAGATGCCCCGGTGATGCTTCCCGGTTTTGGAGAGCAATATTTGTTGCTGTTTTACTCTGACCCCGAGGTGCCGAAACGCAACAGTTACTTTATTGAGCAGATGAAAACCGAGCGCTTCAATGACAGGGAGAATTTCCTGAGCTATGGAATTGTGAATTTGAAGGATGCCCGTTTTTACCCCAATAACCTGGTACGGATGGGTATCCGCAGGGAGGAGAGAAAATATGAAGATCAGCAGGTGAAAATTTATACTGACCCTTCGCATATCGTGAAATCTGCCTGGAATCTTGGCGAGGTGGACAACGAGTTTGCCGTCATTTTTCTTGACAAATCAGGCGAGGTGCTATTTTATCAGGCCGAGGAGCTGAGTAATCGAGAGGCTGATAACCTTATCCGATTAATTTATAAAACACTGGGAGAGGATATGTTAGAATAA
- a CDS encoding sulfotransferase yields MSNEFKLPAISALAGSTPANLSRVVAGRSIASDYKTRLAGTKVVSRLTSPIAKLEAIRNAEQIEAVKFHKAPVFILGHWRSGTTHLHNLMCQDPQFGYVTTYQGVFPNALLSGQWLMKSFMNMAMPKKRATDNVELNVNFPQEEEFALGNMCPHSFYNFWYFPQNMQEYADRYLLFKGIDIADYQEWKIQYDQLVRKAMINTNGERFISKNPPHTSRIKALLELYPNAKFIHIARNPYTVFESTVKFFMATIEPLKFQDISKEEMEENILSIYAKMYDQYEAQKALIPEGNLVEIRFEDLEKDNMGMLEQIYQKLDLGDFEKVSAEFQQYVDAHSGYKKNQYNYAQNTLDKVSSRWSKYFKRWGYEL; encoded by the coding sequence ATGAGTAACGAATTTAAATTGCCCGCAATTTCAGCATTAGCAGGAAGTACTCCGGCAAACCTTTCACGGGTGGTTGCGGGAAGGTCAATTGCCTCGGATTACAAAACAAGGTTGGCAGGAACCAAGGTGGTAAGCCGCCTGACGAGCCCTATTGCTAAACTTGAGGCTATCCGAAATGCCGAGCAAATTGAGGCGGTGAAATTTCATAAAGCTCCTGTTTTTATTTTGGGCCACTGGCGGAGCGGCACCACGCATTTGCACAACCTGATGTGTCAGGATCCGCAGTTTGGTTACGTTACCACCTATCAGGGGGTGTTTCCCAACGCTTTACTTTCGGGCCAATGGCTGATGAAAAGCTTTATGAACATGGCCATGCCCAAGAAAAGGGCAACAGACAATGTGGAGCTTAATGTGAACTTCCCGCAGGAAGAGGAATTTGCCCTGGGGAATATGTGTCCGCACAGCTTTTACAACTTTTGGTATTTCCCGCAGAACATGCAGGAATATGCAGATCGTTATCTTTTGTTCAAAGGGATCGACATTGCGGACTATCAGGAGTGGAAAATTCAGTACGATCAGCTTGTGCGCAAGGCCATGATCAATACTAATGGTGAGCGGTTTATTTCAAAAAATCCACCGCATACATCACGCATCAAGGCGCTGCTGGAACTTTACCCCAATGCCAAGTTTATTCATATTGCCCGTAACCCATATACGGTTTTTGAATCGACGGTCAAGTTCTTTATGGCGACGATCGAACCGCTGAAGTTTCAGGACATCAGCAAGGAGGAAATGGAAGAAAATATCCTGTCGATTTATGCCAAAATGTATGATCAGTATGAAGCACAAAAAGCACTGATTCCTGAAGGCAATCTGGTGGAGATCCGTTTTGAGGATCTCGAAAAGGACAATATGGGGATGCTTGAGCAGATTTACCAAAAGCTGGACCTGGGTGATTTCGAAAAAGTGTCGGCGGAATTTCAGCAATATGTGGATGCGCACTCAGGTTACAAAAAGAATCAATATAACTATGCTCAGAATACCCTTGATAAGGTAAGCAGCAGATGGTCGAAATATTTTAAACGTTGGGGATATGAACTTTAA
- a CDS encoding MATE family efflux transporter, with protein MLQKYYPYYRRLMTLALPLVMTQAGQVVVSLVDNAMVGRVGTQELASASFANSVFTIILVFGMGISFAITPMIGHAIGASDRSAISRIIKNSWVLGTASALFLAMLCYLGSLLMPFLGQPEKVVELAIPYFRILAVSLIPFMGFMVLKQIGEGLGNTMMAMIATVASNLLNILLNWVLIFGHWGAPALGLNGAGIATLIARILMPFLLYYGLKNIKAYRGYFVKTPEVHVAWHEIKKLLTIGLPIAFQLVLEVSIFAIGAVMMGWIGDVPLAAHQVALGLGSMTFMISNGVAQATTIRVSYQIGEKNDYGLRMASFSAMHLVLFFMGLSCIGFYVLRYQLPLIFTPDVAVVNQAAILLIVAAIFQLFDGLQVVCLGILRGMADVKVPMLIAAVCYLIIGIPVSYICAFTFGMGPVGIWVGFVVGLALAGIAFFVRIWKLLYGDK; from the coding sequence ATGCTGCAAAAATATTATCCATATTATAGAAGACTAATGACTTTGGCGCTGCCGCTGGTAATGACCCAGGCGGGGCAGGTGGTGGTGTCGTTGGTGGATAACGCCATGGTTGGCCGTGTTGGAACGCAGGAGTTGGCCTCGGCCTCTTTTGCCAACAGTGTGTTTACCATTATTCTGGTATTTGGGATGGGAATCTCCTTTGCCATTACCCCCATGATTGGTCATGCCATTGGTGCGAGTGATCGGTCTGCCATCAGTCGAATCATAAAAAATTCCTGGGTGCTGGGCACGGCGTCCGCACTTTTCCTGGCGATGCTATGCTATTTGGGGAGTTTACTGATGCCATTTTTGGGGCAGCCCGAAAAAGTGGTGGAACTCGCCATTCCTTATTTCCGGATATTAGCTGTTTCCTTGATCCCGTTCATGGGCTTCATGGTGCTGAAGCAAATCGGTGAAGGGCTTGGTAATACGATGATGGCCATGATTGCGACCGTTGCCAGTAACTTGCTGAATATTCTGTTGAACTGGGTATTGATCTTTGGGCATTGGGGTGCGCCAGCGCTCGGCTTGAATGGTGCGGGTATAGCGACACTGATCGCTCGGATACTGATGCCTTTTCTCCTTTATTATGGATTGAAAAATATTAAAGCCTATCGCGGGTATTTCGTCAAAACCCCTGAGGTGCATGTGGCCTGGCATGAGATCAAGAAATTACTGACCATCGGCCTGCCGATAGCTTTTCAGCTGGTGCTTGAAGTGTCTATTTTTGCCATCGGTGCAGTGATGATGGGTTGGATCGGTGATGTGCCGCTGGCAGCGCATCAGGTAGCGCTTGGTTTGGGGAGTATGACCTTCATGATTTCCAACGGTGTGGCACAGGCTACCACAATTCGGGTGAGCTATCAGATTGGTGAAAAAAATGATTACGGATTAAGAATGGCTTCTTTCTCTGCGATGCATTTGGTATTGTTTTTTATGGGACTGAGTTGTATTGGTTTTTATGTACTGAGATATCAGTTGCCATTGATCTTTACCCCTGATGTGGCTGTGGTAAATCAGGCTGCAATTTTGCTGATCGTTGCCGCAATATTTCAGCTCTTCGATGGGCTTCAGGTGGTTTGCCTGGGCATTTTGAGGGGTATGGCTGATGTGAAAGTGCCCATGTTGATCGCCGCTGTTTGTTACCTGATCATCGGGATTCCCGTGAGTTACATTTGTGCATTTACTTTTGGGATGGGGCCCGTAGGTATTTGGGTTGGCTTTGTAGTGGGCTTAGCCTTGGCAGGAATTGCTTTCTTTGTTCGAATATGGAAGCTTTTATACGGAGATAAATAA